From a single Chiloscyllium plagiosum isolate BGI_BamShark_2017 chromosome 27, ASM401019v2, whole genome shotgun sequence genomic region:
- the nipal3 gene encoding NIPA-like protein 3 translates to MERGAGRFLSDNSYKENLIGTLLAIFGNLVISISLNVQKYSHVRLSGTKDPRSYFRTKTWWLGLVLMLLGELGVFISYAFAPLSLVTPLSAVSIVASSILGILFLRDKWKPQEFLRRYVLSFLGCALTVIGIYLLVTFGPNTHEQLSSRNLELHLLGWPFLLYLLVVIVIFCLLLYFYKRQNVAYLLIILLLVALLGSVTVVAAKGVSGMIILSIQGNVQLVYPIFYVMLVCMIAAAIYQAAFLREVSELYDASQIASLSYILSTTIAVIAGATFYLEFKGADALHICMFIFGSCIAFLGVFLITQSKKKKMFEPYVVMDVIPGLRSMFDKKSPVQPELSGSFSYGTLENSGNPANNQQLPEAHQEPNSVHSVMESKLE, encoded by the exons AAATACAGCCATGTGCGGTTATCAGGCACCAAAGACCCTCGGTCGTATTTCCGGACGAAGACTTGGTGGTTGGGATTGGTGCTGATGTTACTAGGAGAGCTGGGAGTCTTCATTTCATATGCCTTTGCTCCACTATCACTTGTCACTCCACTCAGTGCTGTTTCCATTGTTG CCAGTTCAATTTTAGGAATTCTGTTCCTGAGGGACAAGTGGAAACCCCAAGAATTTCTGC GGCGTTACGTACTGTCATTCCTTGGCTGCGCTTTGACTGTGATAGGAATCTATCTGCTGGTCACATTTGGACCAAATACTCATGAGCAGCTCTCCAGCAGGAACCTGGAACTGCATCTTCTAGGATGGCCATTCCTCCTCTACCTG CTTGTGGTGATCGTTATTTTCTGTCTCCTCCTGTACTTCTACAAAAGACAAAATGTGGCCTACCTTTTGATTATATTACTGCTGGTGGCTCTACTGG GATCAGTGACTGTTGTTGCAGCAAAGGGCGTGTCAGGAATGATCATTCTGTCGATCCAGGGGAACGTGCAGCTAGTTTATCCTATATTCTATGTGATGCTTGTGTGTATGATTGCAGCAGCAATTTATCAAGCAGC GTTTCTGCGAGAGGTCTCTGAGTTATACGATGCATCCCAGATTGCTAGCCTCAGCTATATTCTATCCACAACAATTGCTGTAATCGCTG GGGCCACATTTTATTTGGAGTTCAAAGGTGCCGATGCTCTTCACATCTGCATGTTCATTTTTGG CTCCTGCATCGCTTTCCTAGGAGTATTTTTGATTACACAGAGTAAGAAGAAGAAGATGTTTGAACCGTATGTCGTGATGGATGTGATTCCAG GACTGAGGAGCATGTTTGATAAGAAGAGCCCAGTACAGCCAGAACTCAGTGGCTCCTTCTCCTATGGCACCTTGGAGAACAGTGGTAATCCTGCCAATAATCAGCAGCTACCAGAAGCTCATCAGGAACCCAATTCAGTTCACTCAGTCATGGAGTCAAAGTTGGAGTGA